In Aptenodytes patagonicus chromosome 6, bAptPat1.pri.cur, whole genome shotgun sequence, one genomic interval encodes:
- the LOC143161693 gene encoding carnosine N-methyltransferase 2 gives MDPVPEMKRNRFPSMNFEAEILTAPHDNSELYVIPSMRSLTAEEYVEAFKSFLDHSTEHQCMDEFNKEEMPNIMAGLGNGKSTINVLGVGSGTGEQDLKMIRILQAAHPGVFIDNEIIEPNPQHVAAYKELVNQAPDLQNVSFIWHQLTSLEYEQQVKEKGAHKKFDFIHMIQMLYRVEDIPNTIKFFHSCLDHHGKLLIIILSDSSGWASLWKKYRHCLPSTDSGHYITSNGITDVLKRLGVEYRVYEFPSGWDITECFIEGDPVGARMMDFMTGTKNFLGTAPPGLRQRLQEALCQPECSSKEDGRIIFRNTLSMIVVES, from the exons ATGGATCCGGTCCCAGAGATGAAGAG GAATAGGTTCCCCAGCATGAACTTTGAAGCAGAGATTCTGACAGCTCCACACGATAATTCAG AGCTATATGTGATCCCTTCCATGAGAAGTCTCACGGCCGAGGAGTATGTAGAAGCCTTTAAGTCATTTTTGGATCACTCAACAGAGCACCAGTGCATGGACGAGTTCAACAAGGAAGAAATGCCCAACATCATGGCTGG TCTCGGCAATGGAAAATCAACTATAAATGTTCTGGGAGTTGGAAGTGGCACAG GCGAGCAGGATTTGAAAATGATCAGGATACTGCAGGCTGCACACCCAGGGGTCTTTATTGACAACGAAATCATAGAGCCCAACCCACAGCACGTGGCAGCTTACAAAG agcTGGTGAATCAAGCTCCAGACCTGCAGAATGTCTCTTTTATTTGGCACCAGCTCACTTCCTTGGAATATGAACAACAGGTGAAAGAGAAAGGTGCACATAAGAAATTCGACTTCATCCATATGATCCAG ATGCTGTACCGTGTGGAGGATATTCCCAATACTATCAAGTTTTTCCACAGCTGCCTCGACCATCATGGTAAACTCTTGATCATAATTTTATCAG ACAGTAGCGGATGGGCCAGCTTATGGAAGAAGTACAGACACTGCTTGCCTTCCACCGACAGCGGCCACTACATCACCTCCAACGGCATCACCGATGTTTTGAAGAGACTGGGTGTTGAATACCGCGTTTATGAGTTCCCATCAGGCTGGGATATCACCGAGTGCTTTATTGAGGGGGACCCGGTTGGAGCCCGCATGATGGATTTCATGACGGGGACAAAAAACTTCCTGGGCACGgcccccccggggctgcggcaGCGGCTGCAGGAGGCTCTCTGCCAGCCCGAGTGCAGCAGCAAAGAGGATGGGAGGATCATCTTCAGAAACACCTTGAGTATGATTGTGGTTGAATCCTAG